The following are from one region of the Cloacibacterium normanense genome:
- a CDS encoding OmpP1/FadL family transporter — protein MKRILITTALLAGVFSYAGGFRVSLQGVKQLAMAHTSAHTEDASVAFFNPAGISFIPNKLSVAVGGFGAISEVEYQSLETLQSYKTENPVGTPLYAAIAYKVTNNVSVGLSVTTPFGSTVKWADDWTGREIVQKMELKSFYFQPMVSYKFNDWASIGVSYIYAKGMVDWDKAVTNLGGTLNINDEKATGSGFGLGFYLKPSSNLDLSIAYRSAVIMKAENGMATFTGVPEAVLTSPQLNVGADGQDAFTAELPLVDEYTIGLTYKITPKWLVSADFNYHGWERYSKLTLDFENALVGNQADKTVLVSPKNFKNAKTFRIGTQYMLTDKLAGRLGYYFDESPYEDKYFIPETPSFDASVVTAGLGYKFGKLGVDLAAALSFPEARKVNNDFLSFRGQAKAKAMYLGLGFTYNAF, from the coding sequence ATGAAAAGAATTTTAATAACTACAGCTCTTTTAGCTGGCGTATTTTCTTACGCAGGAGGTTTTAGAGTATCATTACAAGGTGTAAAACAGCTTGCAATGGCTCACACTAGCGCGCATACTGAAGATGCGAGTGTAGCTTTTTTTAACCCTGCAGGTATCTCTTTTATTCCTAACAAATTGAGTGTTGCAGTGGGTGGTTTTGGTGCTATTTCTGAAGTAGAATACCAAAGTCTAGAAACTTTACAATCTTACAAGACAGAAAACCCTGTGGGAACACCACTATATGCAGCAATCGCATATAAAGTTACAAATAATGTTTCTGTAGGTTTAAGCGTTACTACACCATTCGGAAGTACAGTAAAATGGGCAGATGATTGGACCGGTAGAGAAATTGTACAAAAAATGGAACTAAAAAGCTTCTATTTCCAACCTATGGTTTCTTATAAATTTAATGATTGGGCTTCTATCGGTGTAAGCTATATCTATGCAAAAGGAATGGTAGATTGGGACAAAGCGGTTACCAACCTAGGAGGAACACTTAATATAAATGACGAAAAAGCAACAGGTTCTGGTTTTGGACTAGGTTTCTATCTTAAACCAAGCAGTAATTTAGATTTAAGTATTGCTTATCGTTCTGCTGTTATCATGAAAGCAGAAAATGGTATGGCTACATTTACAGGGGTTCCAGAAGCTGTACTTACTTCTCCACAATTAAATGTAGGAGCAGATGGTCAAGATGCATTTACAGCAGAATTACCACTTGTAGATGAGTATACAATTGGTCTTACTTATAAAATCACACCAAAATGGTTAGTTTCAGCTGATTTCAACTACCACGGTTGGGAAAGATACAGTAAATTAACGCTAGACTTCGAAAATGCTCTTGTAGGGAACCAAGCAGATAAAACGGTTTTAGTATCTCCTAAAAACTTCAAAAATGCTAAAACATTTAGAATTGGTACACAATATATGCTAACTGATAAATTAGCAGGTAGATTAGGATATTATTTCGATGAATCTCCTTATGAAGACAAATATTTCATCCCAGAAACTCCATCTTTTGACGCTAGCGTAGTAACAGCTGGTCTTGGATATAAATTTGGAAAGTTAGGAGTAGATTTAGCAGCTGCTTTATCATTCCCAGAAGCAAGAAAAGTAAACAACGATTTCTTAAGCTTCAGAGGACAGGCTAAAGCTAAAGCAATGTATCTAGGTTTAGGTTTCACTTACAATGCATTTTAA
- a CDS encoding SGNH/GDSL hydrolase family protein, producing the protein MKKIILSAFAISALTLVSCNTDFERDVNNMTVSTGKADFSKFVSVGNSLTSGFRDGALYLDGQNESFPSMIAKQMGLAGGTQTFTQPLMPNNVGGFKDLFAASGNTEFYGKLTLSPTLSPTPSAPGANLDVIGGTGKYFNNMGVPGAKSFHLVTPGYGSAANLSAGKANPYFVRFATSATTTVLADAAAQKPSFYTLWIGNNDVLSYATSGGSGVDRKGNLDPSTYGSNDISDPNVVANVIKTVITTLKTANANSKGAIANIPYVTSIPYFTTVPAKPITGLTAAQITQLNGAYAAYNAGLGQAKAANLITEAEFNQRRINFNNGLNGAVIVDKDLTNLSGLGLPSLRQTTANDLILLPALTLLRDTTVKGGTATPLVDKYVLTEKEAAKVIAATDAYNASISSLATANGLALVDANAKMKELGTTSGIQYNGVKYTASFITGGTFSLDGVHPNGRGYAIIANTFIKAINNTYFSTLPFVDINAYSGVTFP; encoded by the coding sequence ATGAAAAAAATAATATTATCAGCTTTCGCAATTTCGGCTTTAACATTAGTAAGCTGTAATACAGATTTCGAAAGAGACGTAAATAACATGACTGTTTCTACAGGTAAAGCGGATTTCTCAAAATTTGTATCTGTAGGAAATTCATTAACATCTGGCTTCAGAGATGGTGCCCTATATCTTGACGGACAAAATGAATCATTCCCTTCAATGATTGCAAAACAAATGGGATTAGCAGGAGGTACACAAACTTTCACACAACCCTTAATGCCAAATAATGTAGGTGGATTTAAAGACTTATTTGCTGCCTCAGGAAATACCGAATTTTACGGAAAACTTACGCTAAGTCCAACTCTTTCACCTACTCCTTCAGCTCCAGGTGCTAACCTTGACGTTATTGGTGGAACTGGAAAATACTTTAACAATATGGGAGTACCTGGTGCTAAATCTTTCCATTTAGTAACACCTGGATATGGTAGTGCGGCTAACTTATCTGCTGGAAAAGCAAACCCTTATTTCGTAAGATTTGCAACATCTGCAACTACAACAGTTTTAGCTGATGCTGCTGCTCAAAAACCAAGTTTCTACACTTTATGGATTGGAAACAATGATGTTCTTTCTTATGCTACTTCTGGAGGTTCTGGTGTAGATAGAAAAGGAAACTTAGACCCATCTACTTACGGTTCTAATGATATTTCTGACCCTAATGTGGTTGCAAACGTTATTAAAACTGTCATTACAACTCTTAAAACTGCAAACGCAAATTCTAAAGGAGCAATTGCAAACATTCCTTACGTAACATCAATTCCATACTTTACAACAGTTCCTGCTAAACCTATTACCGGATTAACTGCTGCTCAAATCACACAATTAAACGGTGCATATGCAGCATATAACGCTGGCTTAGGTCAGGCAAAAGCTGCAAACTTAATTACTGAAGCAGAATTCAATCAAAGAAGAATCAACTTTAATAATGGGCTTAATGGTGCTGTTATTGTTGACAAAGACTTAACAAACCTTTCTGGATTAGGACTGCCTTCACTTAGACAAACTACAGCTAATGACTTAATACTATTGCCTGCATTAACTTTATTAAGAGATACAACTGTTAAAGGAGGAACTGCAACTCCACTTGTAGACAAATATGTATTAACTGAAAAAGAAGCTGCTAAAGTAATCGCTGCAACAGACGCTTACAACGCTTCAATTTCAAGTTTAGCTACAGCAAATGGTCTTGCTCTAGTAGATGCTAATGCAAAAATGAAAGAATTAGGCACAACTTCAGGGATCCAATATAACGGTGTAAAATATACTGCATCATTTATAACTGGAGGAACTTTTTCTCTTGATGGCGTTCACCCTAATGGAAGAGGATATGCAATTATTGCTAATACTTTTATTAAAGCGATTAATAATACTTATTTTTCAACTTTACCATTTGTAGATATCAATGCTTATTCTGGAGTAACTTTCCCATAA
- a CDS encoding ribose-phosphate pyrophosphokinase — MADQATYLFCTRTSRDLAEKIANHYGQELGKINFQQFSDGEFEPVLDQSVRGGRVFLIGSTFPPADNLLELLLMIDAAKRASAKSITVVIPYFGLARQDRKDKPRAPIGAKLVANLLTAAGATRIMTIDLHADQIQGFFEIPVDHLYASTIFVDHIKSLNLDNLTIASPDMGGAKRAKNYAGYLSAEVVIAYKERKKANVVEEMFLIGDVKDRNVILIDDMIDTAGTLCKAAEILMKNGAKSVRAMATHAVLSGKAYENIENSQISEVIVTDTIPVKSELSSKIKVLSCAALFADVMKMVHEHKSISDKFII, encoded by the coding sequence ATGGCTGATCAAGCAACCTATTTATTTTGCACCAGAACAAGTCGAGATTTAGCAGAAAAAATTGCAAATCACTATGGGCAAGAATTAGGGAAAATTAATTTCCAACAGTTTAGTGACGGGGAATTCGAACCCGTATTAGATCAATCTGTAAGAGGAGGAAGAGTTTTTCTTATCGGCTCTACCTTTCCACCAGCAGATAATCTTCTAGAACTTCTTTTAATGATTGATGCAGCAAAAAGAGCATCAGCAAAGAGTATTACCGTAGTGATTCCATATTTTGGATTAGCTAGACAAGACAGAAAAGATAAGCCTAGAGCACCAATCGGAGCAAAATTAGTAGCTAATCTTTTAACTGCAGCCGGCGCAACCAGAATCATGACTATTGATTTACACGCTGACCAAATTCAAGGCTTCTTCGAAATTCCTGTAGACCATCTTTATGCTTCTACCATCTTTGTAGACCACATTAAGTCTTTAAACTTAGACAATCTTACCATTGCTTCACCAGACATGGGTGGCGCAAAAAGAGCGAAAAATTACGCAGGATACCTAAGTGCAGAAGTAGTAATTGCCTATAAAGAAAGAAAAAAAGCAAATGTAGTAGAAGAAATGTTCTTGATAGGTGATGTAAAAGACAGAAATGTTATCCTCATTGATGATATGATAGACACAGCAGGAACACTTTGCAAAGCAGCAGAAATTTTGATGAAAAACGGAGCAAAATCAGTAAGAGCTATGGCAACTCACGCTGTTCTTTCTGGCAAAGCTTATGAAAATATAGAAAACTCTCAGATTAGCGAAGTTATTGTAACTGATACGATTCCAGTAAAATCAGAGCTTTCTTCTAAAATCAAGGTTTTATCTTGTGCAGCACTTTTTGCAGACGTAATGAAAATGGTACACGAGCACAAATCAATTAGTGATAAGTTTATTATATAA
- a CDS encoding 50S ribosomal protein L25/general stress protein Ctc, translated as MKSITIQGTKRESVGKKSTKALRDAELVPCVVYGGEQPINFSSTEKSFKDLVYTPDAHTVVIELDGQKIDAVLQDIQFHPITDKILHADFYQLSADKPVVMEVPVRITGRAKGVLAGGVLRQSFRKLRLKAIPANLPDEIVVDVTPLKIGNKLYVGDIKNDQYTFLHPDNAVVAAVKMSRNAMKNAGAMVEDDEDEEEVATDAAPEAEAPAAE; from the coding sequence ATGAAATCTATTACAATTCAAGGTACAAAAAGAGAAAGCGTGGGCAAAAAGTCTACCAAAGCTCTACGTGATGCTGAATTAGTTCCTTGTGTTGTTTATGGAGGTGAGCAACCAATCAATTTCTCTTCTACTGAGAAATCTTTCAAAGACTTGGTTTACACTCCAGATGCACACACGGTAGTAATTGAGCTAGATGGTCAAAAAATTGATGCTGTTTTACAAGACATCCAATTTCACCCAATTACAGACAAAATTCTTCACGCAGACTTCTATCAATTAAGCGCTGATAAACCAGTAGTTATGGAAGTTCCTGTAAGAATTACCGGTCGTGCAAAAGGTGTTTTAGCGGGTGGTGTTTTAAGACAATCTTTCAGAAAATTAAGATTGAAAGCTATTCCTGCTAACTTACCAGACGAAATCGTAGTAGATGTAACTCCACTTAAAATTGGTAACAAATTATATGTAGGAGACATCAAAAACGATCAATACACTTTCTTACATCCAGATAACGCAGTAGTAGCTGCTGTGAAGATGTCTAGAAATGCTATGAAAAATGCTGGTGCAATGGTAGAAGATGATGAAGATGAAGAAGAAGTAGCAACTGATGCGGCTCCAGAAGCAGAAGCTCCTGCAGCAGAATAA
- a CDS encoding RNA polymerase sigma factor, with protein sequence MKCKDDEIISLMLQPNSSEKGLRAMMDTYQSRLYWHIRRLIVQHDLAQDVLQDTFIKAYNNFGQFKQDSKLYTWLYRIATNEALQQLAKLKKMQKTDEDAEYYMQNLVAQNAEHDAEEIQVLLQKAIQTLPEKQKLVFNIRYYDELPFEEISNILEMSVSTCKTNYHYAKEKIENYIRENYES encoded by the coding sequence ATGAAGTGTAAAGACGACGAAATCATCAGCTTGATGTTACAGCCCAATTCTTCGGAAAAAGGACTTCGTGCGATGATGGACACCTACCAAAGTCGGCTTTATTGGCATATCAGAAGGTTAATTGTGCAACATGATCTTGCGCAAGATGTTTTGCAAGACACTTTTATTAAGGCATATAACAATTTTGGGCAATTCAAGCAAGACAGTAAATTGTACACTTGGCTCTACAGAATCGCTACCAATGAAGCGCTTCAGCAATTGGCAAAATTGAAAAAAATGCAAAAAACAGATGAAGATGCAGAATACTACATGCAAAACTTAGTCGCCCAAAATGCAGAACATGACGCAGAAGAAATTCAAGTTTTATTGCAGAAAGCCATTCAAACATTGCCAGAAAAACAAAAATTAGTTTTCAATATTAGATATTATGACGAATTGCCTTTCGAAGAAATAAGTAACATTCTAGAAATGAGCGTAAGTACTTGCAAAACCAATTACCACTACGCCAAAGAAAAAATAGAAAACTACATCAGAGAAAACTACGAATCATAA